A region of Paraburkholderia sp. BL23I1N1 DNA encodes the following proteins:
- a CDS encoding ANTAR domain-containing response regulator, translated as MLRVLLVTDTDKPIGDLRDALARLGYEMLAGTATPQALHSVVRSERPDVIIIDTESPSRDTLEQLAVMNATAPRPVLMFSHDANQQLIRDAVGAGVTAYLVEGLATERLAPILEVALARFAQESQLRERLAQVETELTERKLIDRAKRLLMDQQKITEHTAYAILRKRAMNQGIKLADVARAIIASADSLK; from the coding sequence ATGCTGCGTGTTCTCCTCGTCACCGATACCGATAAGCCCATTGGCGATCTGCGCGATGCCCTCGCGCGGCTCGGCTACGAGATGCTGGCCGGCACCGCGACGCCGCAAGCGCTGCACAGCGTGGTTCGGAGCGAACGGCCGGACGTCATCATCATCGATACGGAATCGCCGTCGCGCGACACGCTCGAACAACTCGCGGTCATGAACGCCACCGCGCCGCGTCCGGTGTTGATGTTCAGTCACGACGCAAACCAGCAATTGATCCGCGACGCGGTCGGCGCAGGCGTCACGGCCTACCTCGTCGAGGGTCTCGCCACGGAACGGCTCGCACCGATTCTCGAAGTTGCGCTCGCACGGTTTGCGCAGGAGTCGCAGTTGCGCGAACGCCTCGCGCAAGTCGAGACCGAACTCACCGAACGCAAGCTGATCGATCGCGCCAAGCGCCTGCTGATGGATCAACAGAAGATCACCGAACACACTGCGTACGCCATCCTGCGCAAGCGCGCCATGAACCAGGGCATCAAACT
- a CDS encoding cyanate transporter — protein sequence MNSPSSANPIQTHANNASHALTWRDALWLGAIVVIGVNLRPLLTSISPLMTTIRAATGLSFSGASFLTSLPVVAMGIGAFGAGALTRLIGETRGVALGLLAIALACGARWSTTSGAALLATAALAGVGVAAIQALLPAVMKQRFPARVPLAMGVFSASIMGGGGFGASVSPWVSSTMGSWHAGLAVWAIPAFVALLCWLGLNRGPSNGATVHAAPVDAVALSLWRKRRAWTLGLYFGIVNGGYTSLVAWLPAFYQQHGLSVAKSGSLLAGMTVFQATAALLLPLAAARFRDRRPWLILGLSAQLAGLLGLTVCPDAAPLLWVGIAGAGLGGTFSLTLVTAMDHAAHHSVAGKLVAFTQGVGFVVAAIAPIIAGVVRGWSGSFAAAWIMLAASVAAMIVVSFVFSPRSYGEWI from the coding sequence GTGAATTCACCCTCCAGCGCCAATCCGATTCAAACCCACGCCAACAACGCATCCCACGCGCTCACGTGGCGGGACGCGCTATGGCTGGGCGCGATTGTCGTGATCGGCGTCAATCTGCGGCCCTTGCTGACGTCGATCAGTCCATTGATGACCACGATCCGCGCGGCAACGGGGCTAAGCTTTTCCGGCGCCTCGTTCCTCACCAGCCTGCCGGTCGTCGCGATGGGCATCGGCGCATTCGGCGCCGGTGCGCTGACCCGGCTGATCGGTGAAACGCGCGGCGTTGCACTCGGTTTGCTGGCGATCGCGCTTGCTTGCGGCGCACGCTGGTCGACCACCAGCGGCGCCGCGCTCCTTGCGACGGCGGCGCTCGCCGGCGTCGGCGTCGCGGCAATCCAGGCCCTGCTGCCCGCGGTCATGAAGCAGCGCTTTCCTGCACGCGTGCCGTTGGCGATGGGCGTTTTCTCGGCATCGATCATGGGTGGCGGCGGCTTCGGCGCGAGTGTGAGCCCGTGGGTCAGCAGCACGATGGGGTCGTGGCATGCGGGCCTCGCCGTGTGGGCGATTCCTGCTTTTGTCGCCCTGCTGTGCTGGCTGGGCTTGAATCGCGGACCTTCGAACGGCGCCACGGTACACGCGGCTCCAGTGGACGCGGTGGCTTTATCGCTTTGGCGCAAGCGGCGCGCGTGGACGCTTGGGTTGTACTTCGGGATCGTCAACGGGGGATATACGAGTCTCGTTGCCTGGTTGCCCGCTTTCTATCAGCAGCATGGCCTGAGCGTGGCGAAAAGTGGTTCGCTGCTTGCCGGGATGACCGTTTTTCAAGCCACGGCGGCTCTGCTTTTGCCGCTTGCCGCTGCGCGGTTTCGTGATCGGAGGCCGTGGTTGATTCTTGGCTTGTCCGCGCAATTGGCCGGCTTGCTCGGATTGACTGTCTGCCCCGATGCTGCGCCGTTGCTATGGGTGGGCATCGCCGGCGCCGGGCTCGGCGGGACTTTTTCATTGACCCTCGTTACCGCGATGGATCACGCCGCGCACCACAGCGTTGCTGGCAAGCTCGTCGCGTTTACTCAAGGTGTCGGGTTCGTTGTGGCAGCTATTGCACCCATTATTGCCGGGGTTGTTCGGGGTTGGAGCGGCAGCTTCGCGGCCGCCTGGATCATGCTGGCTGCAAGCGTTGCCGCCATGATCGTAGTCAGTTTTGTGTTTTCACCCCGGAGTTATGGGGAATGGATTTGA
- a CDS encoding GntR family transcriptional regulator — protein MASRSSRTPSADADLPIRSAPEDDAISVEERIYASITAALLRGRLRPGAQLVERDLAAAFGCTRGALRKVLARLGFEGKLVLEANRGAFVPSPSEEDIRQVYRARQIVEAGIVAALCGSLSAAHKRRLRAHVRSEEKASRTGAVEDSVRLAGQFHVLLTELAGGTELLGLVGQLVAKTELYKALFDPSKGSTCSADEHMQIIEALDAGELHAALAAMREHLSELEERVVEQVRKSAAGEDLGAVFGM, from the coding sequence ATGGCCTCACGTTCCTCGCGTACGCCGTCCGCCGACGCCGACCTACCCATCCGCAGCGCGCCCGAAGACGACGCGATCAGCGTCGAGGAGCGCATTTACGCGTCGATTACTGCGGCATTGTTGCGAGGCCGTCTGCGGCCGGGCGCGCAACTGGTCGAACGCGATCTCGCGGCCGCATTCGGCTGCACGCGCGGCGCGTTGCGCAAGGTGCTCGCGCGGCTGGGGTTCGAGGGCAAGCTGGTGCTCGAGGCAAATCGCGGCGCGTTCGTGCCGTCGCCATCGGAAGAGGACATTCGTCAGGTGTATCGCGCCCGGCAGATTGTCGAGGCGGGCATTGTCGCGGCTTTGTGCGGGAGTTTGAGTGCGGCTCACAAGCGCCGCCTGCGCGCCCATGTGCGCAGTGAGGAGAAGGCGTCACGCACCGGCGCAGTAGAAGATTCCGTGCGGCTCGCGGGCCAGTTTCATGTGTTGTTGACGGAGCTGGCGGGCGGTACGGAATTACTCGGCCTGGTTGGGCAACTTGTCGCGAAGACCGAGTTGTACAAGGCGTTATTCGACCCGTCGAAGGGATCGACCTGCTCCGCGGACGAGCACATGCAGATTATCGAAGCGCTCGATGCGGGAGAGCTGCATGCGGCCCTGGCGGCGATGCGCGAGCATCTGTCGGAGCTGGAGGAGCGGGTGGTCGAGCAGGTGCGGAAAAGCGCCGCCGGAGAGGATCTCGGTGCGGTGTTCGGGATGTAG
- the infA gene encoding translation initiation factor IF-1: protein MAKEELLELDGIVDEVLPDSRYRVTLDNGVVVGAYASGRMRKNHIRILAGDRVTLELSVYDLTKGRINFRHKDERATGGGGGGARNSQFRRR, encoded by the coding sequence ATGGCGAAAGAAGAACTGCTTGAACTTGACGGTATCGTCGACGAAGTACTTCCGGATAGCCGTTACCGCGTGACGCTCGACAACGGCGTCGTGGTTGGCGCTTACGCGTCCGGACGCATGCGCAAGAACCATATCCGTATTCTCGCGGGCGACCGCGTCACGCTGGAACTGTCGGTTTACGATCTGACCAAAGGCCGGATCAACTTCCGTCACAAAGACGAGCGCGCTACCGGTGGTGGTGGTGGCGGCGCACGCAATTCGCAATTCCGTCGCCGTTAA
- a CDS encoding transcriptional regulator — protein sequence MRKTTVSPVKDLLLDRYAPIADGIAALFYPCAEVVIHDLRDQTIAYLVNNLSKLEVGGPSVLDEIHYAARGRTIGPYEKLNWDGRRMRCVSNILFDDDGKPAGMLCVNFNIAVFEDVRSTLDLFIKGGNLTDAPAEELFRDDWQDRINTFLHTWLRERQIGINALTREHKREIVEALHAQGAFRGRSSANYVAAVLTMGRATVYKILKQMKEGG from the coding sequence ATGCGCAAGACAACCGTCTCTCCTGTGAAAGACCTGCTGCTGGACCGCTACGCTCCCATCGCGGACGGCATTGCGGCGCTGTTCTATCCGTGTGCCGAAGTCGTGATTCACGACCTGCGCGATCAGACCATCGCGTATCTCGTGAATAACCTGTCGAAGCTTGAAGTCGGCGGCCCTTCGGTGCTCGATGAAATCCACTACGCGGCACGCGGCCGGACGATCGGGCCGTACGAGAAGCTGAATTGGGACGGCCGTCGCATGCGCTGCGTGAGCAACATCCTGTTCGACGACGACGGCAAGCCTGCCGGCATGCTCTGCGTCAACTTCAACATCGCGGTGTTCGAAGATGTGCGCTCCACGCTCGATCTGTTCATCAAGGGCGGCAATCTGACGGACGCGCCCGCGGAGGAACTGTTCCGCGACGACTGGCAGGACCGCATCAACACGTTTCTGCACACCTGGCTGCGTGAGCGGCAAATCGGCATCAATGCGCTCACGCGCGAACACAAGCGGGAAATCGTCGAGGCGCTGCATGCGCAAGGCGCGTTTCGCGGACGCAGTTCCGCGAACTACGTGGCCGCCGTGCTGACGATGGGGCGCGCCACCGTCTACAAGATTCTCAAGCAGATGAAAGAGGGCGGCTGA
- a CDS encoding SDR family oxidoreductase: MLVYRGSTALITGASKGLGKVFAETLAARGMNLVLVARSGDTLQALAEGLSSRYGVEAVALNTDLSRPDAALQIGAELERRGVQVDLLINNAGLGLTGSFLSHDPAKEQSQIQVNVQALVALSHQFGSEMAKRGRGGIINLASNASFQPLPHMATYAATKAFVLLFSEALQFELVGTGVHVMAACPGPTATSFFDGVSTNVSPRDMDSSESVVQETLKAFDKRKAVAYPGRSSVRAATWLSRWLPRGLVVRLAAMASGKMGLHS; this comes from the coding sequence ATGCTTGTTTATCGCGGCTCGACCGCCCTGATTACCGGCGCCTCCAAAGGACTCGGCAAGGTCTTTGCGGAGACACTGGCCGCGCGCGGCATGAACCTTGTGTTAGTCGCCCGCTCGGGTGACACCTTGCAGGCCCTGGCGGAAGGGCTTTCGTCACGATACGGCGTAGAGGCCGTGGCGCTCAATACCGATTTGAGCCGCCCTGACGCCGCGCTCCAGATTGGCGCGGAACTCGAGCGCCGCGGCGTTCAGGTAGATCTGCTAATCAACAATGCGGGTTTGGGTCTGACTGGCAGCTTTCTCTCGCACGACCCAGCGAAAGAACAGTCGCAGATTCAGGTCAACGTTCAGGCGCTCGTCGCGCTCAGTCATCAGTTTGGCAGCGAGATGGCGAAACGCGGCAGAGGCGGCATCATCAACCTCGCGTCCAACGCGAGCTTTCAGCCTCTCCCGCATATGGCCACGTACGCAGCGACCAAGGCTTTCGTGCTGCTCTTCAGTGAGGCGCTGCAATTTGAACTGGTCGGCACGGGCGTTCACGTGATGGCCGCTTGTCCGGGCCCCACGGCAACGAGTTTCTTCGACGGTGTGTCGACCAATGTGTCGCCGCGCGACATGGACAGCTCTGAGTCGGTTGTTCAGGAAACCCTCAAAGCCTTCGACAAAAGAAAAGCAGTCGCCTATCCCGGGCGGAGCAGCGTGCGAGCCGCGACCTGGCTGTCACGGTGGCTTCCTCGCGGGCTCGTGGTTCGCCTCGCTGCCATGGCGAGCGGCAAAATGGGACTGCATAGCTGA
- a CDS encoding OsmC family protein has protein sequence MTLAIATAISDADSPNYLVQIDAGTHSLLGDEGPREGGQDSGPAPFEFVLSGLAACTAATLRMYMQKKAWPGERIKVATELHIERDGGQYIRRTVSVEGPLGDSQRTRLAEICEKTPVTLFIKRGTRIDTAMQW, from the coding sequence ATGACTCTCGCGATCGCTACCGCCATCTCAGACGCAGATTCGCCGAACTATCTCGTTCAGATCGACGCGGGCACGCACAGCCTGCTCGGTGACGAAGGGCCGCGCGAAGGCGGGCAGGACAGCGGCCCCGCCCCCTTCGAATTCGTGCTCTCGGGTCTCGCGGCATGCACCGCTGCCACGCTCAGAATGTACATGCAGAAGAAAGCATGGCCGGGCGAACGGATCAAGGTCGCTACGGAATTGCACATCGAGCGCGACGGCGGTCAATACATTCGGCGCACCGTATCTGTCGAAGGCCCTCTCGGCGATAGCCAGCGGACCCGCCTTGCCGAAATCTGCGAGAAAACGCCGGTCACCCTGTTCATCAAACGGGGAACGCGGATCGACACCGCAATGCAGTGGTGA
- a CDS encoding YciI family protein produces the protein MRVMVMVKATSQSEAGKMPSTELLTAMGKFNEELVKAGVMLAGEGLHPSAKGKRVRFSGSQRTVIDGPFTETKELVAGYWLWQVKSMEEAVEWVKRCPNPMEVDSDIEIRPLFSAEDFGEELTPELRAQEERLRALTEGGANKPS, from the coding sequence ATGCGCGTCATGGTGATGGTGAAGGCAACGAGTCAGTCAGAGGCCGGCAAGATGCCGAGCACGGAACTGCTTACCGCAATGGGCAAGTTCAATGAAGAACTCGTCAAGGCAGGCGTGATGCTCGCGGGCGAAGGCTTGCATCCGAGTGCCAAGGGCAAACGGGTGCGCTTCTCGGGCAGCCAGCGAACCGTGATCGATGGACCATTCACGGAGACCAAGGAGCTCGTCGCGGGCTACTGGCTGTGGCAGGTCAAGTCGATGGAAGAAGCGGTCGAATGGGTGAAGCGCTGCCCCAATCCGATGGAAGTCGACTCCGACATCGAAATTCGCCCGCTCTTCTCCGCCGAAGATTTCGGCGAGGAACTGACTCCTGAACTGCGGGCTCAGGAAGAACGCCTGCGCGCTCTGACCGAAGGCGGTGCGAACAAGCCGAGCTGA
- a CDS encoding FAD-binding oxidoreductase: protein MFHQSAEHVASYYARTYPGPIPLRPVLEDHLDTEVLIVGAGFSGLHTALRLALAGKRVTLLEASRVAWAASGRNGGQALLGWSCDMPPLEAALGLERTRRLWDSMRWAAEEIRELPERHGFDADYRAGSLWAAVLPRRVALLQEAQRQAVEKWGYDRMRFIPREEMPEWIASERYHAALYDPEAGHLNPLKLAQGLAAAIEQAGGRIFEQSRVLDYRDTPSGYVARTDKGDVRADTLVLACNAYIDRLDRTLSRRMLPVGTYQVATSPLQPDVARSLLPRNSCVIDNQFVPDYFRLSPDNRLLFGGGCTYAGGIPKDIVAATRPYLERAFPQLRGVELEFAWGGHIDISMKRTPDIGRDGERYWLQGFSGHGVLPTLTAARAVADAILGDDELLDLYQSIDNPRFPGGALMAAPLEVMGKTWYRLRDRV, encoded by the coding sequence ATGTTCCATCAATCCGCCGAGCACGTCGCGAGTTACTACGCGCGCACCTATCCTGGTCCGATTCCACTGCGTCCGGTTCTGGAGGATCACCTGGACACCGAGGTGTTAATCGTCGGTGCAGGTTTCAGCGGTTTGCACACGGCGTTGCGCCTCGCGCTCGCGGGCAAGCGCGTCACCTTGCTCGAGGCGAGCCGGGTGGCCTGGGCAGCGTCCGGGCGTAATGGCGGCCAGGCGCTGCTCGGCTGGTCCTGCGATATGCCGCCGCTGGAGGCTGCGCTGGGATTGGAACGTACCCGCCGGCTATGGGACAGCATGCGCTGGGCCGCTGAGGAGATCCGTGAGCTGCCAGAGCGGCATGGCTTCGATGCTGACTATCGTGCCGGCAGTCTGTGGGCGGCAGTGCTGCCGCGCCGCGTTGCGCTGCTGCAGGAGGCTCAGCGGCAGGCCGTGGAGAAGTGGGGTTACGACCGGATGCGGTTCATTCCTCGCGAGGAGATGCCCGAGTGGATTGCGAGCGAGCGTTACCATGCGGCGCTCTACGATCCCGAGGCGGGGCATCTGAATCCGCTGAAGCTGGCCCAAGGCCTCGCGGCGGCGATCGAGCAGGCCGGTGGACGCATCTTCGAGCAGAGCCGGGTGCTGGACTACCGCGACACGCCAAGCGGTTATGTCGCGCGTACCGACAAAGGCGACGTGCGCGCGGACACGCTGGTGCTCGCCTGCAACGCGTATATCGACCGCCTCGATCGCACACTTTCGAGGCGCATGCTGCCGGTCGGCACGTATCAGGTAGCCACGTCGCCGCTGCAGCCGGACGTGGCTCGTTCGCTGCTGCCACGCAACAGCTGTGTGATCGACAATCAGTTCGTTCCCGACTACTTTCGCCTCAGTCCTGACAACCGCCTGCTATTCGGCGGCGGCTGCACGTACGCGGGCGGCATTCCAAAAGATATTGTGGCCGCCACCCGGCCCTACCTGGAACGGGCGTTCCCGCAATTGCGCGGGGTGGAACTGGAGTTTGCCTGGGGCGGGCATATCGATATCAGCATGAAACGCACGCCGGACATTGGCCGGGATGGCGAGCGCTACTGGCTGCAAGGATTTTCGGGGCATGGCGTGCTTCCCACGCTCACCGCAGCCCGCGCGGTCGCCGACGCGATCCTCGGTGACGACGAATTGCTGGATCTGTATCAGTCCATCGACAACCCACGTTTTCCCGGCGGAGCGCTGATGGCAGCGCCGCTGGAGGTCATGGGCAAGACCTGGTATCGTCTGCGCGACAGAGTCTGA